The following coding sequences are from one Streptomyces sp. V3I7 window:
- a CDS encoding xanthine dehydrogenase family protein subunit M encodes MYPFTLERPRDVSEATRLGSADSAAYIAGGTDMMQLLTDEILHPDHLVALDGLLDARIEVTPDQALRLGGAARMSDIADDPDVAAVFPVIAEALLLSASGQVRNMATIGGNLLQRTRCPYFRDPGVHACNKRRPGAGCAAMDGANRTLAVLGTSPHCIATNASDVAVALVAVGAQVHVRGPGGDRVIALEDLYRLPGDTPQIETVLEPGELITAVVVPPSPAARNSTYLKVRDRTSFEFALTSAAVGLDIADGVIRSAGVAMGGVGTKPWRMPLVEEALIGRPAGEETYRDAARYATEGAVTREGNRLKPELMKRTLVRALSVVGGRA; translated from the coding sequence ATGTACCCCTTCACACTGGAACGTCCGCGCGACGTCTCCGAGGCCACCCGCCTGGGATCCGCCGACTCCGCCGCGTACATCGCCGGCGGCACGGACATGATGCAGCTGCTGACCGACGAGATCCTGCATCCGGACCACCTGGTGGCGCTCGACGGACTGCTCGACGCCCGCATCGAGGTCACCCCCGACCAGGCGCTGCGCCTCGGCGGCGCCGCCAGGATGAGCGACATCGCCGACGATCCGGACGTCGCCGCGGTCTTCCCCGTGATCGCCGAGGCGCTGTTGCTGTCGGCCTCCGGTCAGGTGCGCAACATGGCCACCATCGGCGGCAACCTCCTCCAGCGCACACGCTGCCCCTACTTCCGCGATCCCGGCGTCCACGCCTGCAACAAGCGCCGTCCCGGCGCCGGTTGCGCCGCGATGGACGGCGCCAACCGGACGCTCGCCGTGCTGGGCACCTCCCCCCACTGCATCGCCACCAACGCGTCCGACGTGGCGGTGGCCCTCGTGGCGGTGGGCGCGCAGGTCCACGTACGCGGACCGGGTGGCGACCGGGTCATCGCCCTGGAAGACCTGTACCGCCTGCCCGGTGACACCCCGCAGATCGAAACGGTCCTGGAACCGGGGGAGTTGATCACGGCGGTGGTCGTGCCCCCGTCACCGGCCGCCCGCAACTCCACCTACCTCAAGGTGCGCGACCGGACGTCCTTCGAGTTCGCGCTCACCTCCGCGGCCGTGGGCCTGGACATCGCCGACGGGGTGATCCGTTCGGCGGGCGTGGCCATGGGCGGCGTCGGCACCAAGCCCTGGCGCATGCCCCTCGTCGAGGAGGCGCTCATCGGCCGGCCCGCCGGCGAGGAGACGTACCGGGACGCGGCGCGGTACGCGACCGAGGGTGCCGTCACCCGGGAGGGCAACCGGCTCAAGCCGGAACTCATGAAGCGCACGCTGGTCCGTGCGCTGAGCGTCGTCGGAGGCCGGGCATGA
- a CDS encoding (2Fe-2S)-binding protein, which translates to MTATPTVDVTLQVNGERHELPGLDSRTTLLEALRDHLGLTGTKKGCGLGMCGACTVLADGRRINSCLALAALYDGKEINTIEGIAPGGEDELHPLQQAFIDHDGFQCGYCTAGQIMSAAGLLREGHTGSADEIREFMSGNLCRCGAYSNIVAAIAQVAGTSRDPEPVARTRTGA; encoded by the coding sequence ATGACCGCGACCCCCACAGTCGACGTCACCTTGCAGGTGAACGGTGAACGCCACGAACTGCCGGGCCTGGACAGTCGTACGACCCTGCTGGAAGCCCTCCGGGACCATCTCGGGCTGACCGGCACGAAGAAGGGCTGCGGACTCGGCATGTGCGGGGCGTGCACCGTGCTCGCCGACGGGCGCAGGATCAACTCGTGCCTGGCCCTGGCCGCGCTGTACGACGGCAAGGAGATCAACACCATCGAGGGTATCGCCCCCGGCGGCGAGGATGAACTGCACCCGCTCCAGCAGGCGTTCATCGACCACGACGGCTTCCAGTGCGGGTACTGCACGGCCGGGCAGATCATGTCCGCCGCCGGCCTGCTGCGGGAGGGACACACCGGATCGGCCGACGAGATCCGGGAGTTCATGAGCGGCAACCTGTGCCGCTGCGGCGCCTACTCCAACATCGTGGCCGCCATCGCCCAGGTGGCCGGAACCTCGCGGGATCCCGAGCCCGTCGCCCGGACACGGACGGGGGCCTGA
- a CDS encoding MarR family winged helix-turn-helix transcriptional regulator has product MESDSGAAPTGTPGASADELMIAVERMVRYVRQSATAGGLSTAASSALGRLGREGPQRLTELARAESATQPNMTQLVTRMERAGLVRRTADHTDGRGVLVEATETGLEVFRQRRAERSEALERLVEELTEPEQEAVRIALPALARAIEERQARQSARS; this is encoded by the coding sequence ATGGAATCTGACTCCGGGGCCGCGCCCACCGGCACACCGGGCGCGTCCGCGGACGAGCTGATGATCGCCGTGGAGCGGATGGTCCGGTACGTGCGCCAGAGCGCCACGGCCGGCGGTCTGAGCACCGCGGCCTCCTCCGCCCTCGGGCGCCTGGGCCGCGAAGGACCGCAGCGGCTGACCGAACTGGCCCGGGCCGAGAGCGCCACGCAGCCGAACATGACCCAGCTCGTCACGCGCATGGAGCGCGCCGGACTGGTGCGGCGCACGGCGGACCACACCGACGGCCGGGGCGTGCTGGTGGAGGCCACCGAGACCGGTCTCGAGGTGTTCAGGCAGCGACGCGCCGAGCGTTCCGAGGCGCTGGAGCGGCTCGTCGAGGAGCTGACCGAGCCGGAGCAGGAGGCGGTGCGGATCGCGCTGCCCGCGCTGGCCCGGGCCATCGAGGAGCGGCAAGCCCGTCAGTCCGCCCGCAGCTGA
- a CDS encoding aminotransferase class V-fold PLP-dependent enzyme — translation MPDFPLEPDRATMTEMGSLVLGRIVDRVDRLPSQPATNPLSAQATAELVESFLAPPPRQGGDLKRLLERLDEGADCALEAAGPGHLAYIPGSGMYTAALAEFYNRATNRYGGIAAVSPAFAALEESVIRWIATQVCGLPEGSGGLLTSGGSLATFSATVAARHQRLGEDLAPGTVYTTAFAHHSVAKAARLAGIRAAHIRVVPHTTDLRMDLEAAAAMIRADREAGLRPFLLVANAGTTDTGTVDPLPRLAELTRREDLWFHVDAAYGGFFRLTARGRDRLTGLEEADSVTLDPHKTLFLPFGTGALVVRDLAALRAAHDGTGSYLQDTATPGGVPDSAYLGPELTHEIRGLRAWLPLHLLGTDAFRDALDEKLDLAEHVHATLSAVPELEVPLTPDLSTVVFRIRPADGDPVAIERADAASRRLLDRINAHRRFVLSSTVVDGRFTLRVCVVSHRTHRDLIAEALEIITAETARIVSEERAASAAVGALSAPRPARQGCPQG, via the coding sequence ATGCCCGACTTCCCCCTGGAACCCGACCGCGCCACGATGACCGAGATGGGGAGTCTCGTCCTCGGCCGGATCGTCGACCGCGTCGACCGGCTTCCGTCCCAGCCCGCGACCAACCCCCTGTCCGCGCAGGCCACGGCCGAGCTCGTGGAGTCCTTCCTGGCGCCGCCGCCCCGGCAGGGCGGTGACCTGAAACGCCTGCTGGAGCGGCTGGACGAGGGCGCCGATTGCGCCCTGGAGGCGGCGGGGCCCGGCCATCTCGCGTACATCCCGGGCAGCGGCATGTACACGGCCGCGCTCGCCGAGTTCTACAACCGCGCGACCAACCGCTACGGCGGCATCGCGGCGGTGTCCCCGGCGTTCGCCGCGTTGGAGGAGAGTGTGATCCGCTGGATCGCGACGCAGGTGTGCGGGCTGCCCGAGGGCAGCGGCGGCCTGCTGACCAGCGGGGGTTCGCTGGCCACGTTCTCCGCGACCGTCGCCGCCCGCCACCAACGGCTCGGTGAGGACCTCGCCCCGGGCACCGTGTACACCACGGCCTTCGCCCACCACTCCGTCGCCAAGGCCGCCCGCCTCGCCGGGATCCGCGCGGCGCACATCCGCGTCGTACCGCACACCACGGATCTGCGCATGGACCTTGAGGCCGCGGCCGCGATGATCCGCGCCGACCGGGAGGCCGGGCTGCGGCCGTTCCTGCTGGTGGCCAACGCCGGCACCACCGACACCGGGACCGTCGACCCGCTGCCGCGGCTGGCGGAGCTGACTCGGCGCGAGGACCTGTGGTTCCACGTCGACGCCGCCTACGGCGGGTTCTTCCGCCTCACCGCACGCGGCCGGGACCGCCTCACCGGTCTCGAAGAGGCCGACTCCGTCACCCTGGACCCGCACAAGACCCTGTTCCTGCCCTTCGGCACCGGCGCCCTCGTGGTCCGGGACCTCGCCGCGCTGCGCGCCGCGCACGACGGCACCGGCAGCTATCTCCAGGACACCGCCACCCCCGGCGGCGTGCCCGACTCGGCTTATCTGGGGCCCGAGTTGACGCACGAGATCCGCGGCCTGCGCGCCTGGCTGCCGCTGCACCTGCTCGGCACGGACGCCTTCCGCGACGCCCTCGACGAGAAGCTCGACCTCGCCGAGCACGTCCACGCGACCCTGTCGGCCGTCCCGGAGCTGGAGGTCCCGCTGACTCCCGACCTGTCGACCGTGGTCTTCCGGATCCGTCCGGCGGACGGTGACCCCGTCGCCATCGAGCGGGCCGACGCGGCGAGCCGGCGGCTGCTGGACCGGATCAACGCCCACCGGCGGTTCGTGCTCTCCAGCACGGTCGTCGACGGACGCTTCACCCTGCGCGTGTGCGTCGTGTCCCACCGCACCCACCGGGACCTGATCGCCGAGGCGCTGGAGATCATCACCGCGGAGACCGCCCGCATCGTCTCCGAGGAGCGGGCGGCCTCCGCGGCGGTGGGGGCGCTCAGCGCACCGCGTCCGGCTCGGCAGGGCTGCCCACAGGGGTGA
- a CDS encoding Lrp/AsnC family transcriptional regulator yields MPRPLYDRIDRAILDHLQRHGRTPNVDLAEAVHLSPTSCLRRTKALEADGVLAGYRADLDRERLGLALTVFLSLKVEHSPTTSQVVEAALKEIEHVVSCHVVSGDADFFVELAVPDLRTFEQVLTDQILAIGPVRDARSTFCIRSVIDRGPLPLTSWRAPHA; encoded by the coding sequence ATGCCACGCCCCCTGTACGACCGCATCGACCGGGCGATCCTGGACCACCTCCAGCGCCACGGCCGTACCCCCAACGTCGACCTCGCCGAGGCCGTCCACCTGTCCCCCACGTCCTGCCTGCGCCGTACCAAGGCCCTGGAGGCCGACGGGGTGCTCGCGGGCTACCGCGCCGACCTGGACCGCGAGCGCCTCGGGCTCGCGCTGACGGTGTTCCTGTCCCTGAAGGTCGAGCACTCCCCGACGACGTCGCAGGTGGTCGAGGCCGCGCTGAAGGAGATCGAGCACGTGGTCTCCTGCCATGTGGTCTCCGGCGACGCCGACTTCTTCGTCGAACTCGCCGTCCCCGATCTGCGGACCTTCGAGCAGGTGCTCACCGACCAGATCCTGGCCATCGGCCCGGTCCGTGACGCCCGCAGCACCTTCTGCATCCGTTCCGTCATCGACCGCGGCCCCCTGCCGCTCACCTCCTGGCGCGCCCCGCACGCCTGA
- the cpt gene encoding chloramphenicol phosphotransferase CPT: MIILNGGSSSGKSGIVRCLQAELPESWLTFGCDSFVDALPARMRADDAGIVIGDDGGVSVGEDFRTLEAAWTEGVATMARAGARIIIDDVFLGGAASQQRWRKALDGVDTLWVGVRCAGAVAAGREIARGDRAPGMAARQADMVHEGVVYDLEVDTTRTESVECARIIAAHVR; this comes from the coding sequence ATGATCATTCTCAACGGCGGTTCCAGCTCGGGGAAGTCGGGGATCGTACGCTGCCTCCAGGCCGAACTGCCCGAATCCTGGCTGACGTTCGGGTGCGACTCGTTCGTCGACGCCCTGCCCGCGAGGATGCGGGCGGACGACGCCGGGATCGTGATCGGGGACGACGGCGGAGTGAGCGTCGGCGAGGACTTCCGCACGCTGGAGGCCGCCTGGACCGAGGGCGTCGCGACGATGGCCCGCGCGGGCGCCCGGATCATCATCGACGACGTCTTCCTCGGCGGAGCGGCCTCGCAACAGCGCTGGCGGAAGGCCCTCGACGGGGTCGACACACTGTGGGTCGGCGTCAGGTGCGCCGGCGCGGTCGCCGCCGGCCGGGAGATCGCACGGGGCGACCGGGCCCCGGGGATGGCGGCCCGGCAGGCGGACATGGTGCACGAGGGCGTCGTCTACGACCTGGAAGTCGACACGACGCGCACCGAGTCCGTGGAGTGCGCGCGCATCATCGCCGCCCACGTGAGGTAG
- a CDS encoding bifunctional class I SAM-dependent methyltransferase/NUDIX hydrolase produces the protein MTRGYGVERSRTRTDGAAGAEEVDAGVWQAYGLHHIRRGTRLGEVDRIAWGPSGTGPGDEVLGDVTGLRVLDLGCGTGRHAAHLARSYGATVDAVDASASQIERARTRYPDVPGLRLVHADAVEHLRGSAPYDVIYSLTALPYLDPHRLLPALAAALRPGGRLCFTVLHTNSHGDGPGSAVVPRPETLLPAGGGEATVRMWVLAQEVWEDLLVRYGLRVDAATVLHAPEEHHRASYLLFQAHRPARITSRPRTPKPPVPQAAAGVGAVVYGPRGLLLGRHRFGTTELPGGTVEPGESLQETVVRELAEETGLSADPGDVRMLGTLVDRVGDVVRITFGALVTAWDGEPADQPDESVGDWRWYPLSALPPGLFECSAQILTAWRPDLPIDHPPAHFVPFADPAGAVPPDRA, from the coding sequence ATGACGAGGGGGTACGGGGTGGAGCGGTCCCGGACGCGGACGGACGGCGCGGCAGGCGCCGAGGAGGTCGACGCGGGGGTCTGGCAGGCGTACGGCCTCCATCACATCCGGCGCGGCACCCGCCTCGGCGAGGTCGACCGGATCGCCTGGGGACCCTCGGGGACCGGGCCCGGTGACGAGGTCCTCGGAGACGTGACCGGGCTGCGCGTCCTGGACCTGGGCTGCGGGACGGGCCGCCATGCCGCGCATCTCGCGCGCTCCTACGGCGCGACGGTGGACGCGGTCGACGCCTCGGCGAGCCAGATCGAGCGCGCCCGGACCCGCTACCCGGACGTGCCCGGACTGCGCCTGGTGCACGCGGACGCGGTCGAGCACCTGCGCGGCTCCGCTCCGTACGACGTGATCTACTCCCTCACCGCCCTCCCCTACCTGGACCCGCACCGGCTGCTGCCCGCCCTCGCCGCGGCTCTCCGGCCCGGGGGCCGCCTGTGCTTCACCGTGCTGCACACCAACTCCCATGGCGACGGCCCCGGTTCGGCGGTCGTCCCCCGTCCGGAGACCCTCTTGCCGGCGGGCGGCGGTGAGGCGACCGTGCGGATGTGGGTGCTGGCCCAGGAGGTGTGGGAGGACCTGCTCGTGCGGTACGGGCTTCGGGTGGACGCCGCCACCGTGCTGCACGCGCCCGAGGAGCACCATCGCGCCTCCTACCTGCTCTTCCAGGCCCATCGGCCGGCCCGGATCACCTCCCGTCCCCGCACCCCGAAGCCACCCGTCCCCCAGGCGGCGGCCGGGGTCGGCGCGGTGGTGTACGGGCCGCGTGGCCTGCTGCTGGGCCGCCACCGCTTCGGCACGACCGAGCTGCCCGGGGGAACGGTGGAGCCGGGCGAGTCGCTCCAGGAGACGGTCGTACGCGAACTGGCCGAGGAGACCGGACTGTCCGCCGACCCCGGTGACGTACGCATGCTGGGCACGCTCGTCGACCGGGTCGGCGACGTCGTCCGCATCACCTTCGGCGCGCTCGTCACCGCATGGGACGGCGAACCGGCCGACCAGCCGGACGAGAGCGTGGGCGACTGGCGCTGGTATCCCCTGAGCGCCCTGCCGCCGGGGCTCTTCGAGTGCAGCGCCCAGATCCTCACCGCCTGGCGCCCCGACCTGCCGATCGACCACCCGCCCGCCCACTTCGTCCCGTTCGCCGACCCGGCCGGCGCCGTCCCTCCCGACCGGGCCTGA
- a CDS encoding glutamate-cysteine ligase family protein has protein sequence MGRDVPARVFTREDRRRYRIKMQECLDAFAQMLRESRFESDGTHVGLEIELNLVDDRAEPAMRNLDALEAIADPSWSTELGRFNLEINIPPRRLTEGGPDDWEAEIRSALNHADERARSVGAHLIMIGVLPTLRQGDVSEAALSENPRYRLLNDQVFAARGEDLRIEVDGVDRLRTYADTITPEAACTSTQFHLQVSPEEFAPYWNAAQAVAGVQVALAANSPFLLGKELWHETRIPLFEQATDTRPQEIKEQGVRPRVWFGERWITSVFDLFEENLRYFPALLPLCDEQDPAETLDRGDVPELGELTLHNGTIYRWNRPVYAVAHDRPHLRVENRVLPAGPTVADTLANGAFYYGLTRALVEEDRPVWSRMSFAAAEDNLHAAARHGMEARQYWPGVGEVPVVELVLRRLLPLAHRGLELSGMDDAWREPLLGIIEQRCATARNGAVWQKEMFHHIDAHSHAGRHESLRRMTQQYIDYMHLNAPVHTWPVD, from the coding sequence ATGGGACGGGACGTCCCGGCGCGTGTCTTCACCCGCGAGGACCGCCGCCGGTACCGGATCAAGATGCAGGAGTGTCTCGACGCGTTCGCGCAGATGCTGCGCGAGTCACGGTTCGAGTCCGACGGGACCCACGTGGGCCTGGAGATCGAGCTGAACCTGGTCGACGACCGGGCGGAGCCGGCGATGCGCAACCTCGACGCGCTGGAGGCCATCGCGGACCCGTCCTGGTCGACCGAGCTGGGCCGCTTCAACCTGGAGATCAACATCCCGCCCCGGCGGCTGACCGAGGGCGGTCCCGACGACTGGGAGGCCGAGATCCGCTCCGCGCTGAACCACGCGGACGAGCGCGCCCGGTCGGTCGGTGCCCATCTGATCATGATCGGCGTCCTTCCCACGCTGCGGCAAGGGGACGTGAGCGAGGCGGCGCTGTCGGAGAACCCGCGCTACCGGCTGCTCAACGACCAGGTCTTCGCGGCGCGTGGCGAGGACCTGCGCATCGAGGTGGACGGCGTGGACCGGCTGCGCACCTACGCCGACACCATCACCCCCGAGGCGGCCTGCACCAGCACCCAGTTCCACCTCCAGGTGTCCCCGGAGGAGTTCGCCCCGTACTGGAACGCGGCGCAGGCCGTCGCCGGCGTCCAGGTCGCGCTGGCGGCCAACTCCCCGTTCCTGCTGGGCAAGGAGCTGTGGCACGAGACCCGTATCCCGCTGTTCGAGCAGGCCACCGACACCCGTCCGCAGGAGATCAAGGAGCAGGGGGTACGCCCCCGGGTGTGGTTCGGCGAGCGGTGGATCACCAGCGTCTTCGACCTCTTCGAGGAGAACCTGCGGTACTTCCCGGCCCTCCTTCCGCTGTGCGACGAGCAGGACCCGGCGGAGACCCTGGACCGCGGCGACGTCCCCGAACTGGGCGAACTCACCCTGCACAACGGCACCATCTACCGCTGGAACCGCCCGGTGTACGCCGTCGCCCACGACCGGCCGCACCTCAGGGTGGAGAACCGCGTGCTGCCCGCCGGCCCGACCGTCGCCGACACGCTCGCCAACGGCGCCTTCTACTACGGGCTCACCCGCGCCCTCGTGGAGGAGGACCGCCCGGTGTGGTCACGTATGTCCTTCGCCGCCGCCGAGGACAACCTGCACGCGGCCGCCCGCCACGGCATGGAGGCGCGCCAGTACTGGCCCGGCGTCGGCGAGGTGCCGGTGGTCGAACTCGTCCTGCGCCGCCTGCTGCCGCTGGCGCACCGGGGCCTGGAGCTCTCCGGCATGGACGACGCCTGGCGCGAACCCCTGCTCGGCATCATCGAGCAGCGCTGCGCCACCGCCCGTAACGGGGCCGTGTGGCAGAAGGAGATGTTCCACCACATCGACGCCCACAGTCACGCCGGCCGCCACGAGTCCCTGCGGCGCATGACGCAGCAGTACATCGACTACATGCACCTCAACGCACCCGTGCACACGTGGCCGGTGGACTGA
- a CDS encoding glycogen debranching N-terminal domain-containing protein, which produces MDTTGRHLLVHDGAFAVLGDFGEITGTRGAAPDGLFCRDARHLSRWHLTVDGAPLQVLVAAGQPGPDRPLRAVLTPVADRDEPPPCTVFREQAVLDRSLLERIRLVAGGPVPTTAVIELTVDADFADQFELRSERVTYDKPGAERTAETLSDGAAFDYRRQAADGGPEWHARTVVTASPAPDAVAEAPGAGTARTLRWRVPLAPHGSAVILLRASALPSGDGTAPSHRPLMTPADAMAQVAHERRTFTQPPAAFSPGDLTTWDELARACEQGLADLAALRVPATGPDGEALRVPAAGIPWFLTLFGRDSLLTSLFALPYQPEPAAATLLALAANQGRVHDPDRLEQPGRIVHEVRHGELSRFRQVPYGRYYGTVDATPLFLTLLHAHAELTADEGLARRLEPQARAAVEWMFRDGGLNEHGWLVYSSDAEQGGLVNQNWKDSPGAVCFRDGTPAQGPIAVAEAQGYAYDALLRTARLAREVWDDASFADRLEKAAQELRSRFHEEFWMPDAGFPALALDGLGRQVDALASDAGHLLWSGILHREAGRAVGRRLLEPDFFSGWGIRTLAAGQAPYHPLSYHRGSIWPHDNAVIVLGLARYGLPEEALTVARGLVEAAALHDWRLPEVLAGYGRDDHPAPVPYPHSCSPQAWAAATPLALLTALRG; this is translated from the coding sequence ATGGACACCACCGGACGTCATCTCCTCGTCCACGACGGCGCGTTCGCGGTGCTCGGCGACTTCGGGGAGATCACCGGGACGCGCGGTGCCGCACCGGACGGGCTGTTCTGCCGGGACGCCCGCCACCTCAGCCGCTGGCACCTGACCGTGGACGGCGCCCCGCTCCAGGTACTGGTGGCGGCGGGGCAGCCGGGTCCCGACCGACCGCTCCGCGCGGTTCTCACCCCGGTCGCCGACCGCGACGAGCCCCCACCCTGCACCGTCTTCCGCGAGCAGGCGGTCCTGGACCGGTCGCTGCTGGAGCGCATCCGGCTGGTCGCAGGCGGTCCGGTGCCGACGACCGCCGTGATCGAACTGACGGTGGACGCGGACTTCGCCGACCAGTTCGAGCTCCGGTCCGAGCGCGTCACGTACGACAAGCCCGGCGCGGAGCGCACGGCCGAGACCCTGTCCGACGGTGCGGCGTTCGACTACCGCCGGCAGGCGGCCGACGGCGGTCCCGAGTGGCACGCCCGGACCGTGGTGACCGCCTCGCCCGCTCCCGACGCAGTGGCCGAGGCGCCCGGCGCCGGTACGGCGCGCACGCTCCGGTGGCGCGTGCCGCTCGCCCCGCACGGCAGCGCGGTGATCCTGCTGAGGGCGTCCGCCCTGCCGTCGGGAGACGGCACGGCACCGTCGCACCGGCCCCTCATGACCCCGGCGGACGCGATGGCCCAAGTCGCCCACGAGCGACGGACGTTCACCCAGCCCCCGGCCGCCTTCAGCCCGGGCGACCTCACCACCTGGGACGAACTGGCCCGCGCGTGCGAGCAGGGGCTGGCCGACCTCGCGGCGCTGCGGGTTCCGGCCACGGGCCCGGACGGGGAGGCGCTGCGCGTGCCCGCCGCCGGAATCCCGTGGTTCCTCACCCTCTTCGGCCGGGACTCGCTCCTCACCTCACTCTTCGCACTGCCCTACCAGCCGGAGCCGGCCGCCGCCACGCTGCTCGCGCTCGCGGCGAACCAGGGACGCGTCCACGATCCCGACCGCCTCGAACAACCCGGCCGGATCGTCCACGAGGTCCGCCACGGCGAACTGTCCCGCTTCCGCCAGGTGCCCTACGGCCGTTACTACGGGACCGTCGACGCCACCCCGCTCTTCCTCACCCTGCTGCACGCCCACGCCGAACTCACCGCCGACGAGGGACTCGCGCGGCGCCTGGAGCCGCAGGCCCGGGCGGCGGTGGAGTGGATGTTCCGGGACGGGGGTCTGAACGAGCACGGCTGGCTGGTGTACTCCTCCGACGCCGAGCAGGGCGGCCTGGTCAACCAGAACTGGAAGGACTCCCCGGGCGCCGTCTGCTTCCGGGACGGCACTCCCGCCCAGGGGCCGATCGCGGTGGCCGAGGCACAGGGGTACGCGTACGACGCCCTGCTCCGCACGGCTCGCCTCGCCCGCGAGGTCTGGGACGACGCCTCCTTCGCCGACCGCCTGGAGAAAGCGGCGCAGGAGCTGCGGAGCAGGTTCCATGAGGAGTTCTGGATGCCGGACGCGGGGTTCCCGGCGCTGGCCCTGGACGGCCTGGGCCGCCAGGTCGACGCCCTCGCGTCCGACGCCGGTCACCTCCTGTGGTCCGGGATCCTTCACCGGGAGGCCGGCCGGGCCGTGGGCCGCAGGCTCCTCGAGCCGGACTTCTTCTCCGGCTGGGGCATCAGGACACTCGCCGCGGGCCAGGCTCCGTACCACCCGCTGTCGTACCACCGGGGCTCGATCTGGCCGCACGACAACGCCGTGATCGTGCTCGGCCTCGCGCGCTACGGTCTGCCGGAGGAAGCGCTCACCGTGGCCCGCGGCCTGGTGGAGGCGGCGGCGCTCCACGACTGGCGGCTGCCCGAGGTGCTGGCCGGCTACGGCCGCGACGACCACCCGGCGCCGGTGCCCTACCCCCACTCCTGCTCCCCGCAGGCGTGGGCCGCGGCCACCCCGCTGGCACTGCTGACGGCGCTGAGGGGGTGA
- a CDS encoding trehalase family glycosidase, whose product MDTRTAHHGGDSPEPPRRAAARVLLRNWTGASTVPSRSLYPHQWSWDSAFVAIGLRHLSPRRAQRELEHLLGAQWGDGRIPHIVFNPAVPAGAYFPGPDFWRSSEAGRPAGAPRGTETSGIVQPPVHALAAWLVHRADPAESRRRGFLARAYPRLAAWHHYLTARRDLGRGGLAAAVHPWEPGLDNSPSWDEPLRRIDPAPLDSFRRADLDHSPAADRPTDLDYGRYVRLAGTYRAHAYDDSRTPHAFAVEDPCFNALLIASEHALARIAQEAGGDPAGHLERAHRTTRALVARLWDPDAGLFLCRDLHTDRLLADRTVSGLVPLIVPGLPAEVREALMHTARGPHFGLGRVHLVPSYDLLGPHFDGSRYWRGPSWFNMAWLIHRGLRAAGRYDEAKRLSAAFLTSALATDFAEYVEPHTGEGRGIRDFSWTAALALDLLNDDGED is encoded by the coding sequence CTGGACACCCGTACCGCGCACCACGGCGGCGACAGCCCCGAGCCACCGCGCCGCGCCGCCGCCCGCGTCCTGCTGCGCAACTGGACGGGCGCCTCGACCGTGCCCTCCCGCTCCCTCTATCCGCACCAGTGGAGCTGGGACTCGGCGTTCGTCGCCATCGGCCTGCGCCACCTCTCGCCGCGCCGGGCCCAGCGGGAACTGGAGCACCTGCTGGGGGCGCAGTGGGGCGACGGGCGGATCCCGCACATCGTCTTCAACCCGGCGGTCCCGGCCGGGGCCTACTTCCCCGGACCGGACTTCTGGCGCTCCTCCGAGGCGGGCCGGCCGGCCGGCGCGCCGCGCGGCACCGAGACCTCCGGCATCGTCCAGCCGCCGGTCCACGCACTCGCCGCGTGGCTGGTGCACCGGGCGGACCCCGCCGAGTCGCGGCGCCGCGGCTTCCTCGCGCGCGCATACCCCCGACTCGCCGCCTGGCACCACTATCTGACGGCCCGACGTGATCTCGGCCGGGGCGGCCTCGCCGCCGCCGTCCACCCCTGGGAGCCGGGCCTGGACAACAGCCCGAGCTGGGACGAGCCGCTGCGGCGCATCGATCCCGCGCCCCTCGACTCCTTCCGCCGCGCCGACCTGGACCACAGTCCCGCCGCCGACCGGCCCACCGATCTGGACTACGGGCGGTACGTGCGGCTGGCCGGCACCTATCGCGCTCACGCCTACGACGACAGCCGCACCCCGCACGCGTTCGCCGTCGAGGACCCCTGTTTCAACGCGCTGCTCATCGCCTCCGAGCACGCGCTGGCACGGATCGCGCAGGAAGCGGGCGGCGACCCCGCCGGGCACCTGGAGCGGGCCCACCGGACCACCCGCGCGCTCGTGGCGCGGCTCTGGGACCCGGACGCCGGCCTCTTCCTCTGCCGCGACCTGCACACAGACCGGCTCCTCGCCGACCGCACGGTGTCCGGCCTGGTGCCTCTGATCGTTCCCGGCCTGCCTGCCGAGGTGCGCGAGGCGCTGATGCACACCGCACGCGGCCCGCACTTCGGGCTGGGGCGCGTCCATCTGGTGCCCAGCTACGACCTGCTCGGGCCCCACTTCGACGGCAGCCGCTACTGGCGGGGACCCAGCTGGTTCAACATGGCCTGGCTCATCCACCGCGGCCTTCGCGCGGCCGGGAGGTACGACGAGGCGAAGCGGCTGTCCGCCGCGTTCCTGACGTCCGCCCTCGCCACGGACTTCGCGGAGTACGTCGAGCCGCACACGGGTGAGGGCCGGGGCATCCGCGACTTCAGCTGGACGGCCGCCCTCGCGCTCGACCTGCTCAACGACGACGGGGAGGACTGA